The following proteins are co-located in the Callithrix jacchus isolate 240 chromosome 10, calJac240_pri, whole genome shotgun sequence genome:
- the LMNTD2 gene encoding lamin tail domain-containing protein 2 isoform X7, which yields MPEPQPQPGGSPGVPAPSGGRRCGDAPALGPPPGPRGKRSPVGVGARPARSKPRTRKAPGPDAAHLGARQPRDPLGHRRNLPPPAPRRAPTPRPHWPAARVPRPPAPLLAYPRGCPALQPSSIGYLRHAPPRPIGSSPRPAPRNSRCGRARGRGLDAAPIPYPARYAETRRLRPPGRRVGAGVWPRSWADFLSRLPVCSQRTSRMAPKSGPGAEEAKEEALSSSTDRESVSGHLGPPAGTPAASATSMTRVACSANPQLAPESLDPRTLRLLWGQRELEIQALRWAVRNGRDTRLWHILQEVAGLPPKRSSHSQERLLQSQVQKLTLQLKEQKEQAQWEKEYLEEQLLETTRRLQEVEAELQNFQKSCLLQLARSSWVGRMLQSQTGSVEVVMAGTLMDPSDLSENIQAPTGEGFRLEKDWNSIARRYPNLFTNVELDSQQKQPWPWPQLDTGSPGSPGKHSEGHQETVTRGSLPCLGTSSSGGADSDSSSCQQGLPYHLLKASRHSPRGWGASSEKALVQARSFGRGSEDLQKTQSARHRKPVLTPELCTDPDYPGPEHQQSPTGSCLKIVAVSVREKLVRILNQSQLETADLGGAVLKQLVRGRPERLYRFPPATLLAPRHHITIWGEGPRNAKKPPCASSGREPQPSHSSPDCVTLLLGPKGEVLSEHRIPHCATPAPRVFADDTDLSIDRFPLPEAGPGADPCEPPGTPRRGRVRESRVGRRPRTRALQPPPSSGKRFHPREGPAQHLPAIPRERTPEGERGPPDPTPPSPPADAGLGLEDWRLLKEHRVRVCRKSVDRSCPMVALSVPSTAQSRYGFRFLNCLPFTMDSCRRA from the exons ATGCCCGAACCACAACCCCAGCCTGGCGGGAGCCCGGGCGTCCCAGCTCCGTCGGGTGGGCGCAGGTGCGGCGACGCCCCCGCCCTCGGCCCCCCGCCCGGGCCTCGCGGAAAACGCTCCCCAGTTGGAGTTGGTGCCCGGCCGGCTCGAAGCAAGCCCCGCACTCGGAAGGCCCCGGGACCCGACGCGGCTCACCTGGGCGCTCGCCAGCCTCGCGACCCGCTCGGGCACCGCCGCAACCTGCCGCCCCCAGCGCCGCGGCGCGCCCCGACCCCGCGCCCCCATTGGCCCGCGGCCCGCGTGCCCCGCCCTCCAGCACCCCTATTGGCTTACCCGCGCGGGTGTCCCGCCCTCCAGCCCTCGTCCATTGGCTACCTCCGTcacgcccctccccgccccattGGCTCGTCGCCGCGCCCCGCCCCCAGAAACTCCAGGTGTGGGCGGGCCAGAGGGCGGGGCCTAGATGCGGCCCCCATCCCCTATCCTGCGAGGTACGCGGAAACGCGGCGGCTGCGGCCCCCCGGGCGGCGCGTCGGGGCAGGTGTCTGGCCCCGCTCCTGGGCGGACTTCCTCAGCCGCCTTCCAGTGTG CTCCCAAAGAACATCACGAATGGCTCCCAAGTCTGGCCCCGGGGCTGAAGAAGCCAAGGAGGAGGCTCTCTCGTCCTCCACAGACCGAGAGTCGGTCAGTGGTCACCTGGGACCTCCAGCGGGCACACCTGCAGCCTCTGCGACTTCCATGACACGGGTGGCCTGCTCTGCCAACCCGCA GTTGGCTCCTGAGTCCCTGGATCCTCGCACGCTGCGGCTGCTGTGGGGGCAGCGAGAACTAGAGATCCAGGCCTTGCGGTGGGCGGTCCGGAATGGCCGGGACACCCGGCTCTGGCACATCCTGCAGGAGGTGGCGGGGCTTCCGCCCAAGAG GAGCTCCCACAGTCAGGAGAGGCTCCTGCAGAGCCAGGTCCAGAAGCTGACCCTGCAGCTGAAGGAACAGAAAGAGCAAGCCCAGTGG GAGAAGGAGTACCTGGAGGAGCAGCTGCTGGAGACCACGCGCAGgctccaggaggtagaggctgagcTGCAGAACTTCCAGAAGTCCTGCCTCCTGCAGCTAGCCCGCTCCTCGTGGGTGGGCCGCATGCTGCAATCCCAGACTGGCAGTGTGGAG GTGGTGATGGCAGGGACTCTGATGGACCCAAGTGACCTCTCTGAGAACATTCAGGCCCCCACTGGGGAG GGCTTTCGGCTGGAAAAAGACTGGAACAGCATTGCCCGCCGGTACCCCAACCTCTTCACCAACGTGGAGCTTGACTCCCAGCAAAA GCAGCCATGGCCCTGGCCACAGCTGGACACAGGGAGCCCGGGGTCCCCTGGAAAGCACTCCGAGGGGCATCAGGAGACCGTGACGCGGGGCTCCCTGCCCTGTCTGGGCACCAGCAGCTCAGGGGGTGCTGACTCCGACTCCAGCAGCTGCCAGCAGGGCCTGCCTTATCACCTGCTGAAGGCATCAAGGCACTCGCCCCGGGGCTGGGGTGCTTCCTCGGAGAAGGCACTGGTGCAGGCCAGGAGCTTCGGAAGAGGATCAGAAG ATCTCCAGAAAACCCAATCAGCCAGGCACCGCAAGCCTGTCCTGACACCAGAGCTCTGCACAGACCCTGACTACCCGGGCCCCGAACACCAGCAGAG CCCGACGGGCAGCTGCCTGAAGATCGTGGCCGTGAGCGTCAGGGAGAAGCTCGTCCGCATCCTCAATCAGTCGCAGCTGGAGACGGCCGACCTGGGCGGCGCGGTGCTGAAGCAGCTGGTGCGCGGCCGCCCGGAGCGCCTCTACCGCTTCCCGCCGGCCACGCTGCTGGCCCCGCGCCACCACATTACG ATCTGGGGCGAGGGACCCCGCAACGCCAAGAAGCCGCCGTGCGCGTCCTCGGGCCGGGAGCCCCAACCCTCTCACTCCAGCCCCGACTGCGTGACGCTGCTCCTGGGCCCCAAGGGCGAG GTCCTCAGCGAGCACCGGATCCCACACTGCGCGACTCCGGCCCCGAGGGTCTTTGCCGACGACACTGACTTGTCCATCGACCGCTTCCCGCTCCCGGAGGCGGGGCCCGGCGCCGACCCCTGCGAGCCGCCTGGAACCCCGCGCAGAGGCCGCGTGCGGGAGTCCCGGGTCGGTCGGAGGCCACG GACGCGGGCCCTACAGCCGCCGCCGAGCTCGGGGAAGCGCTTCCACCCGCGGGAGGGGCCCGCGCAGCACCTGCCCGCCATCCCCAGGGAGCGCACGCCGGAGGGAGAGCGCGGCCCGCCTGACCCCACCCCACCGTCGCCTCCCGCAGACGCCGGGCTGGGCCTGGAGGACTGGCGGCTCCTGAAGGAGCACCGGGTTCGG GTGTGCCGGAAGAGCGTGGACCGCAGCTGCCCCATGGTGGCCCTGTCGGTGCCGAGCACGGCCCAGAGCAGATACGGCTTCCGCTTCCTCAACTGCCTGCCGTTCACCATGGACTCCTGCCGCCGCGCCTAG
- the LMNTD2 gene encoding lamin tail domain-containing protein 2 isoform X4, producing MPEPQPQPGGSPGVPAPSGGRRCGDAPALGPPPGPRGKRSPVGVGARPARSKPRTRKAPGPDAAHLGARQPRDPLGHRRNLPPPAPRRAPTPRPHWPAARVPRPPAPLLAYPRGCPALQPSSIGYLRHAPPRPIGSSPRPAPRNSRCGRARGRGLDAAPIPYPARYAETRRLRPPGRRVGAGVWPRSWADFLSRLPVCSQRTSRMAPKSGPGAEEAKEEALSSSTDRESVSGHLGPPAGTPAASATSMTRVACSANPQLAPESLDPRTLRLLWGQRELEIQALRWAVRNGRDTRLWHILQEVAGLPPKRSSHSQERLLQSQVQKLTLQLKEQKEQAQWEKEYLEEQLLETTRRLQEVEAELQNFQKSCLLQLARSSWVGRMLQSQTGSVEGFRLEKDWNSIARRYPNLFTNVELDSQQKQPWPWPQLDTGSPGSPGKHSEGHQETVTRGSLPCLGTSSSGGADSDSSSCQQGLPYHLLKASRHSPRGWGASSEKALVQARSFGRGSEDLQKTQSARHRKPVLTPELCTDPDYPGPEHQQSPTGSCLKIVAVSVREKLVRILNQSQLETADLGGAVLKQLVRGRPERLYRFPPATLLAPRHHITIWGEGPRNAKKPPCASSGREPQPSHSSPDCVTLLLGPKGEVLSEHRIPHCATPAPRVFADDTDLSIDRFPLPEAGPGADPCEPPGTPRRGRVRESRVGRRPRTRALQPPPSSGKRFHPREGPAQHLPAIPRERTPEGERGPPDPTPPSPPADAGLGLEDWRLLKEHRVRVCRKSVDRSCPMVALSVPSTAQSRYGFRFLNCLPFTMDSCRRA from the exons ATGCCCGAACCACAACCCCAGCCTGGCGGGAGCCCGGGCGTCCCAGCTCCGTCGGGTGGGCGCAGGTGCGGCGACGCCCCCGCCCTCGGCCCCCCGCCCGGGCCTCGCGGAAAACGCTCCCCAGTTGGAGTTGGTGCCCGGCCGGCTCGAAGCAAGCCCCGCACTCGGAAGGCCCCGGGACCCGACGCGGCTCACCTGGGCGCTCGCCAGCCTCGCGACCCGCTCGGGCACCGCCGCAACCTGCCGCCCCCAGCGCCGCGGCGCGCCCCGACCCCGCGCCCCCATTGGCCCGCGGCCCGCGTGCCCCGCCCTCCAGCACCCCTATTGGCTTACCCGCGCGGGTGTCCCGCCCTCCAGCCCTCGTCCATTGGCTACCTCCGTcacgcccctccccgccccattGGCTCGTCGCCGCGCCCCGCCCCCAGAAACTCCAGGTGTGGGCGGGCCAGAGGGCGGGGCCTAGATGCGGCCCCCATCCCCTATCCTGCGAGGTACGCGGAAACGCGGCGGCTGCGGCCCCCCGGGCGGCGCGTCGGGGCAGGTGTCTGGCCCCGCTCCTGGGCGGACTTCCTCAGCCGCCTTCCAGTGTG CTCCCAAAGAACATCACGAATGGCTCCCAAGTCTGGCCCCGGGGCTGAAGAAGCCAAGGAGGAGGCTCTCTCGTCCTCCACAGACCGAGAGTCGGTCAGTGGTCACCTGGGACCTCCAGCGGGCACACCTGCAGCCTCTGCGACTTCCATGACACGGGTGGCCTGCTCTGCCAACCCGCA GTTGGCTCCTGAGTCCCTGGATCCTCGCACGCTGCGGCTGCTGTGGGGGCAGCGAGAACTAGAGATCCAGGCCTTGCGGTGGGCGGTCCGGAATGGCCGGGACACCCGGCTCTGGCACATCCTGCAGGAGGTGGCGGGGCTTCCGCCCAAGAG GAGCTCCCACAGTCAGGAGAGGCTCCTGCAGAGCCAGGTCCAGAAGCTGACCCTGCAGCTGAAGGAACAGAAAGAGCAAGCCCAGTGG GAGAAGGAGTACCTGGAGGAGCAGCTGCTGGAGACCACGCGCAGgctccaggaggtagaggctgagcTGCAGAACTTCCAGAAGTCCTGCCTCCTGCAGCTAGCCCGCTCCTCGTGGGTGGGCCGCATGCTGCAATCCCAGACTGGCAGTGTGGAG GGCTTTCGGCTGGAAAAAGACTGGAACAGCATTGCCCGCCGGTACCCCAACCTCTTCACCAACGTGGAGCTTGACTCCCAGCAAAA GCAGCCATGGCCCTGGCCACAGCTGGACACAGGGAGCCCGGGGTCCCCTGGAAAGCACTCCGAGGGGCATCAGGAGACCGTGACGCGGGGCTCCCTGCCCTGTCTGGGCACCAGCAGCTCAGGGGGTGCTGACTCCGACTCCAGCAGCTGCCAGCAGGGCCTGCCTTATCACCTGCTGAAGGCATCAAGGCACTCGCCCCGGGGCTGGGGTGCTTCCTCGGAGAAGGCACTGGTGCAGGCCAGGAGCTTCGGAAGAGGATCAGAAG ATCTCCAGAAAACCCAATCAGCCAGGCACCGCAAGCCTGTCCTGACACCAGAGCTCTGCACAGACCCTGACTACCCGGGCCCCGAACACCAGCAGAG CCCGACGGGCAGCTGCCTGAAGATCGTGGCCGTGAGCGTCAGGGAGAAGCTCGTCCGCATCCTCAATCAGTCGCAGCTGGAGACGGCCGACCTGGGCGGCGCGGTGCTGAAGCAGCTGGTGCGCGGCCGCCCGGAGCGCCTCTACCGCTTCCCGCCGGCCACGCTGCTGGCCCCGCGCCACCACATTACG ATCTGGGGCGAGGGACCCCGCAACGCCAAGAAGCCGCCGTGCGCGTCCTCGGGCCGGGAGCCCCAACCCTCTCACTCCAGCCCCGACTGCGTGACGCTGCTCCTGGGCCCCAAGGGCGAG GTCCTCAGCGAGCACCGGATCCCACACTGCGCGACTCCGGCCCCGAGGGTCTTTGCCGACGACACTGACTTGTCCATCGACCGCTTCCCGCTCCCGGAGGCGGGGCCCGGCGCCGACCCCTGCGAGCCGCCTGGAACCCCGCGCAGAGGCCGCGTGCGGGAGTCCCGGGTCGGTCGGAGGCCACG GACGCGGGCCCTACAGCCGCCGCCGAGCTCGGGGAAGCGCTTCCACCCGCGGGAGGGGCCCGCGCAGCACCTGCCCGCCATCCCCAGGGAGCGCACGCCGGAGGGAGAGCGCGGCCCGCCTGACCCCACCCCACCGTCGCCTCCCGCAGACGCCGGGCTGGGCCTGGAGGACTGGCGGCTCCTGAAGGAGCACCGGGTTCGG GTGTGCCGGAAGAGCGTGGACCGCAGCTGCCCCATGGTGGCCCTGTCGGTGCCGAGCACGGCCCAGAGCAGATACGGCTTCCGCTTCCTCAACTGCCTGCCGTTCACCATGGACTCCTGCCGCCGCGCCTAG
- the LMNTD2 gene encoding lamin tail domain-containing protein 2 isoform X6 has protein sequence MPEPQPQPGGSPGVPAPSGGRRCGDAPALGPPPGPRGKRSPVGVGARPARSKPRTRKAPGPDAAHLGARQPRDPLGHRRNLPPPAPRRAPTPRPHWPAARVPRPPAPLLAYPRGCPALQPSSIGYLRHAPPRPIGSSPRPAPRNSRCGRARGRGLDAAPIPYPARYAETRRLRPPGRRVGAGVWPRSWADFLSRLPVWLAPESLDPRTLRLLWGQRELEIQALRWAVRNGRDTRLWHILQEVAGLPPKRSSHSQERLLQSQVQKLTLQLKEQKEQAQWEKEYLEEQLLETTRRLQEVEAELQNFQKSCLLQLARSSWVGRMLQSQTGSVEGFRLEKDWNSIARRYPNLFTNVELDSQQKQPWPWPQLDTGSPGSPGKHSEGHQETVTRGSLPCLGTSSSGGADSDSSSCQQGLPYHLLKASRHSPRGWGASSEKALVQARSFGRGSEGTPFEGPPPQKCSSLDLQKTQSARHRKPVLTPELCTDPDYPGPEHQQSPTGSCLKIVAVSVREKLVRILNQSQLETADLGGAVLKQLVRGRPERLYRFPPATLLAPRHHITVRPGSRAQPGRPSRPPLTHHSAPFQIWGEGPRNAKKPPCASSGREPQPSHSSPDCVTLLLGPKGEVLSEHRIPHCATPAPRVFADDTDLSIDRFPLPEAGPGADPCEPPGTPRRGRVRESRVGRRPRTRALQPPPSSGKRFHPREGPAQHLPAIPRERTPEGERGPPDPTPPSPPADAGLGLEDWRLLKEHRVRVCRKSVDRSCPMVALSVPSTAQSRYGFRFLNCLPFTMDSCRRA, from the exons ATGCCCGAACCACAACCCCAGCCTGGCGGGAGCCCGGGCGTCCCAGCTCCGTCGGGTGGGCGCAGGTGCGGCGACGCCCCCGCCCTCGGCCCCCCGCCCGGGCCTCGCGGAAAACGCTCCCCAGTTGGAGTTGGTGCCCGGCCGGCTCGAAGCAAGCCCCGCACTCGGAAGGCCCCGGGACCCGACGCGGCTCACCTGGGCGCTCGCCAGCCTCGCGACCCGCTCGGGCACCGCCGCAACCTGCCGCCCCCAGCGCCGCGGCGCGCCCCGACCCCGCGCCCCCATTGGCCCGCGGCCCGCGTGCCCCGCCCTCCAGCACCCCTATTGGCTTACCCGCGCGGGTGTCCCGCCCTCCAGCCCTCGTCCATTGGCTACCTCCGTcacgcccctccccgccccattGGCTCGTCGCCGCGCCCCGCCCCCAGAAACTCCAGGTGTGGGCGGGCCAGAGGGCGGGGCCTAGATGCGGCCCCCATCCCCTATCCTGCGAGGTACGCGGAAACGCGGCGGCTGCGGCCCCCCGGGCGGCGCGTCGGGGCAGGTGTCTGGCCCCGCTCCTGGGCGGACTTCCTCAGCCGCCTTCCAGTGTG GTTGGCTCCTGAGTCCCTGGATCCTCGCACGCTGCGGCTGCTGTGGGGGCAGCGAGAACTAGAGATCCAGGCCTTGCGGTGGGCGGTCCGGAATGGCCGGGACACCCGGCTCTGGCACATCCTGCAGGAGGTGGCGGGGCTTCCGCCCAAGAG GAGCTCCCACAGTCAGGAGAGGCTCCTGCAGAGCCAGGTCCAGAAGCTGACCCTGCAGCTGAAGGAACAGAAAGAGCAAGCCCAGTGG GAGAAGGAGTACCTGGAGGAGCAGCTGCTGGAGACCACGCGCAGgctccaggaggtagaggctgagcTGCAGAACTTCCAGAAGTCCTGCCTCCTGCAGCTAGCCCGCTCCTCGTGGGTGGGCCGCATGCTGCAATCCCAGACTGGCAGTGTGGAG GGCTTTCGGCTGGAAAAAGACTGGAACAGCATTGCCCGCCGGTACCCCAACCTCTTCACCAACGTGGAGCTTGACTCCCAGCAAAA GCAGCCATGGCCCTGGCCACAGCTGGACACAGGGAGCCCGGGGTCCCCTGGAAAGCACTCCGAGGGGCATCAGGAGACCGTGACGCGGGGCTCCCTGCCCTGTCTGGGCACCAGCAGCTCAGGGGGTGCTGACTCCGACTCCAGCAGCTGCCAGCAGGGCCTGCCTTATCACCTGCTGAAGGCATCAAGGCACTCGCCCCGGGGCTGGGGTGCTTCCTCGGAGAAGGCACTGGTGCAGGCCAGGAGCTTCGGAAGAGGATCAGAAG GTACGCCGTTCGAGGGTCCCCCTCCCCAAAAGTGCTCCTCTCTAGATCTCCAGAAAACCCAATCAGCCAGGCACCGCAAGCCTGTCCTGACACCAGAGCTCTGCACAGACCCTGACTACCCGGGCCCCGAACACCAGCAGAG CCCGACGGGCAGCTGCCTGAAGATCGTGGCCGTGAGCGTCAGGGAGAAGCTCGTCCGCATCCTCAATCAGTCGCAGCTGGAGACGGCCGACCTGGGCGGCGCGGTGCTGAAGCAGCTGGTGCGCGGCCGCCCGGAGCGCCTCTACCGCTTCCCGCCGGCCACGCTGCTGGCCCCGCGCCACCACATTACGGTGCGCCCCGGCTCGCGAGCCCAGCCCGGACGGCCCTCCCGGCCGCCCCTCACCCACCACTCCGCGCCCTTCCAGATCTGGGGCGAGGGACCCCGCAACGCCAAGAAGCCGCCGTGCGCGTCCTCGGGCCGGGAGCCCCAACCCTCTCACTCCAGCCCCGACTGCGTGACGCTGCTCCTGGGCCCCAAGGGCGAG GTCCTCAGCGAGCACCGGATCCCACACTGCGCGACTCCGGCCCCGAGGGTCTTTGCCGACGACACTGACTTGTCCATCGACCGCTTCCCGCTCCCGGAGGCGGGGCCCGGCGCCGACCCCTGCGAGCCGCCTGGAACCCCGCGCAGAGGCCGCGTGCGGGAGTCCCGGGTCGGTCGGAGGCCACG GACGCGGGCCCTACAGCCGCCGCCGAGCTCGGGGAAGCGCTTCCACCCGCGGGAGGGGCCCGCGCAGCACCTGCCCGCCATCCCCAGGGAGCGCACGCCGGAGGGAGAGCGCGGCCCGCCTGACCCCACCCCACCGTCGCCTCCCGCAGACGCCGGGCTGGGCCTGGAGGACTGGCGGCTCCTGAAGGAGCACCGGGTTCGG GTGTGCCGGAAGAGCGTGGACCGCAGCTGCCCCATGGTGGCCCTGTCGGTGCCGAGCACGGCCCAGAGCAGATACGGCTTCCGCTTCCTCAACTGCCTGCCGTTCACCATGGACTCCTGCCGCCGCGCCTAG